One window of Metamycoplasma arthritidis genomic DNA carries:
- a CDS encoding M13 family metallopeptidase, translating to MNKELIKKDFYEAVNGSWLSTHKIPNDRVGWGSFYEIDEKLTKLKSKLINDWKENPNLIKDQPILVEMVSYYKLLSDWESRKKNGMKPLKPLLKKISSLKKWEDLEKNYREFTYLGLMMPLGFSVSPDFKDSEKQIVWLEDAQIILPEKGYYDDKEKSEALLNTYATMVEKLLRKLRINKDKIKKLIDETFEFDRLCVEFALSAEEGAEFTKLYNMITTEEAQKSINVLNINKILQALVGQEVFDFSAVSPKFVSGLNKLYNENTFNLYRSALFVNAVVKFAPFLDDDARKISSIYRMAISGITKFKDKKKVAIDTAIETFSIPFGLYYGEIYFGKEAKEDVEHMIKSMIAIYKKRLENNSWLSKETKEKAIVKLNKMELHVGYPEKIQTYYRDMRVKEYEGYNDLLLNTFDFISLAKEYDFKKYLKPVDRKLWSMSPAVVNAYFSPNNNHIVFPAAILNKPFYGSKNSSVNYGGIGTVIAHEISHAFDNNGANFDENGNMINWWTEEDKKNFENKAKDMIALFNGKTIEAGKCNGKLTVSENIADAGGVSCAYEAASLEKDFDPKKFYENFATIWRTKYRPQFAQMLLNIDVHAPVKLRANIQIQNSDGFYKAYDISPEDPMYLAPEKRVKIW from the coding sequence ATGAATAAAGAATTAATCAAAAAAGACTTCTATGAAGCAGTTAATGGCAGTTGACTAAGTACTCATAAAATTCCTAATGATCGTGTGGGATGAGGATCATTTTATGAAATTGATGAAAAACTAACAAAACTAAAATCCAAGCTAATTAATGATTGAAAAGAAAATCCAAACTTAATTAAGGATCAACCAATCTTAGTGGAAATGGTTTCATATTACAAACTTTTAAGCGATTGAGAATCTCGTAAGAAAAATGGCATGAAACCATTAAAACCACTACTTAAGAAAATCTCATCATTAAAAAAATGAGAAGATCTCGAAAAAAACTATCGTGAATTTACTTACCTAGGACTAATGATGCCACTTGGTTTTTCTGTTTCACCAGATTTCAAAGATAGCGAAAAACAAATAGTTTGATTAGAAGACGCTCAAATCATTTTGCCAGAAAAAGGTTATTACGATGATAAAGAAAAATCAGAAGCATTGTTAAACACTTATGCTACTATGGTAGAAAAATTACTAAGAAAATTGCGTATCAACAAGGATAAAATTAAAAAATTAATTGATGAAACTTTTGAATTTGATCGCCTTTGTGTAGAGTTTGCCTTGAGTGCTGAAGAAGGCGCTGAATTTACCAAACTATACAATATGATTACTACCGAAGAAGCTCAAAAATCAATTAATGTTCTAAATATTAACAAGATTCTACAAGCATTAGTCGGCCAAGAAGTTTTTGATTTTAGTGCCGTTTCTCCTAAATTCGTAAGCGGGTTAAATAAACTTTACAATGAAAATACTTTTAATTTATATCGCTCAGCCCTATTTGTTAATGCTGTAGTAAAATTTGCGCCATTCTTGGATGATGATGCTCGGAAAATTTCTTCTATATACCGTATGGCGATTTCAGGGATTACTAAATTCAAAGATAAGAAAAAAGTAGCAATTGACACTGCTATTGAAACATTTTCAATTCCATTTGGGCTTTATTATGGTGAAATATACTTTGGCAAGGAAGCTAAAGAGGATGTTGAGCACATGATCAAAAGCATGATTGCAATTTATAAAAAGAGACTAGAAAATAATAGTTGACTAAGCAAAGAAACTAAAGAAAAGGCAATTGTTAAACTAAATAAAATGGAACTTCATGTGGGTTATCCAGAAAAAATTCAAACATATTATCGTGATATGCGCGTTAAAGAATATGAAGGTTATAACGACTTACTACTAAATACTTTTGATTTTATTTCGCTTGCTAAAGAATATGACTTCAAAAAATATTTAAAACCAGTTGATCGAAAACTATGAAGCATGTCGCCGGCAGTAGTTAATGCTTACTTTAGTCCTAACAACAACCATATTGTTTTTCCAGCTGCTATTCTTAATAAACCATTCTACGGAAGCAAAAATTCGAGTGTAAACTACGGAGGGATTGGTACTGTTATCGCTCATGAAATTTCACACGCCTTTGACAATAACGGTGCCAATTTCGACGAAAACGGGAATATGATCAATTGATGAACCGAAGAAGATAAAAAGAATTTTGAAAATAAAGCAAAAGATATGATTGCGCTATTTAATGGCAAAACCATTGAAGCAGGAAAATGTAACGGTAAGTTAACTGTCTCGGAAAATATTGCTGATGCCGGCGGAGTTTCTTGTGCTTATGAAGCCGCTTCTTTAGAAAAGGATTTTGATCCTAAAAAATTCTATGAAAACTTCGCTACAATTTGGAGAACAAAATATCGTCCCCAATTTGCCCAAATGCTTCTTAACATTGATGTACACGCCCCAGTTAAACTAAGAGCTAATATTCAAATCCAAAACTCAGATGGCTTTTACAAAGCTTATGATATTAGTCCAGAAGATCCAATGTATTTAGCTCCTGAAAAAAGAGTAAAAATATGATAA
- a CDS encoding ATP-binding cassette domain-containing protein, giving the protein MKKEMPKLDVSHEDIHNFSKQRFEAKKTIPAIEIKNLVIDFGDAVAVDNASFSIQKGELVTLLGPSGSGKTTTLNAISGLLRPTSGKLFFSGIDVTKYSPQERELGLVFQNYALYPHMSVYENIAFPLANDEHWKDETLEKSKIAQNSIFTILLEQYDVNKETIEDLKKKCFYTIDNPKETKKYLTELKSELTNISENESNRYNFLINKNLAELSNMTKKVLNEIKEIQVTSKEKIRDSQIDRDVKISALKKEIETEKVQGRKGSRQLEEIAMLKERVADNIKSIKETSKEKINSLKAEYEEAYKQAKARNNEDIKNAKEMYKTKLREQKTSELNHKIKEVNRRLKIVKKDAENNYSMAVSEAFGPIFEKVGLTSGSFNNKINKLIILQSHEVQQKIEMYSKDVLTLQQAMVRDVLEVAQRVEITKNLAKKPTQLSGGQQQRVAIARAIVKKPKILLLDEPLSNLDAKLRISTRKWIRSIQQELGITTVFVTHDQEEAMSISDKIICMSTARVQQIGSPMDLYLKPKNEFVAKFLGMPEMTIFTADVENGYVVVAGKKLAKVPEGYTKSEIRVGFRGESLVEDENGTFTGEVKVVEYLGKEIQSQIYLKSINMISNVFLTKKYHYDIGETVKLSLKNLDLLHFFDIDTTERVE; this is encoded by the coding sequence ATGAAAAAAGAAATGCCAAAATTGGACGTTAGCCACGAAGATATTCATAATTTTTCAAAGCAGCGTTTTGAAGCAAAAAAAACAATTCCAGCGATTGAAATTAAAAACTTAGTTATTGACTTTGGGGATGCTGTTGCTGTTGATAATGCTTCATTTTCGATTCAAAAAGGCGAACTTGTAACTTTGTTAGGTCCTTCAGGGTCTGGTAAAACCACCACCCTTAATGCTATCTCAGGACTACTAAGACCAACAAGTGGCAAACTATTTTTCTCTGGTATTGATGTTACTAAATATTCACCACAAGAAAGAGAACTAGGGCTTGTTTTCCAAAACTACGCACTGTATCCTCATATGTCAGTGTATGAAAACATTGCCTTTCCTTTAGCTAACGACGAACATTGAAAAGATGAAACCTTAGAAAAATCAAAAATTGCTCAAAATAGCATTTTTACAATCCTATTAGAACAATACGATGTTAATAAAGAAACAATTGAAGATCTTAAAAAGAAATGTTTCTATACTATTGACAATCCCAAAGAAACTAAAAAATACTTAACCGAACTAAAATCAGAGTTAACTAATATTTCTGAAAATGAAAGCAACCGTTACAATTTCTTAATCAATAAAAATCTTGCTGAACTTAGCAACATGACTAAGAAGGTTTTAAATGAAATTAAAGAAATTCAAGTAACTTCAAAAGAAAAAATTCGCGACTCGCAAATTGATCGTGATGTAAAAATTTCTGCCCTTAAAAAAGAAATTGAAACCGAAAAAGTTCAAGGCCGTAAAGGATCTAGACAACTTGAAGAAATCGCGATGTTAAAAGAACGAGTTGCTGATAATATTAAAAGCATTAAAGAAACTTCAAAAGAAAAAATTAATTCTTTAAAAGCAGAATACGAAGAAGCTTATAAACAAGCAAAAGCTCGTAATAACGAAGACATAAAAAATGCTAAAGAAATGTATAAAACAAAACTTCGTGAACAAAAAACTAGCGAGCTTAACCACAAAATTAAAGAAGTCAACCGCCGACTAAAAATAGTTAAAAAAGACGCAGAAAATAACTACTCAATGGCAGTTAGTGAAGCGTTTGGACCAATTTTTGAAAAAGTTGGTTTAACATCAGGTTCATTCAATAACAAAATTAATAAATTAATTATTTTACAATCTCATGAAGTACAACAAAAAATCGAAATGTACTCAAAAGATGTGCTTACCTTGCAACAAGCCATGGTAAGAGATGTTTTAGAAGTTGCCCAAAGAGTTGAAATTACTAAAAACTTAGCAAAAAAACCAACCCAACTTTCAGGGGGGCAACAACAACGGGTAGCAATCGCTCGTGCCATTGTTAAAAAACCTAAAATCTTGTTACTAGACGAACCACTTTCAAACTTGGATGCTAAACTTCGTATCTCAACTAGAAAATGAATACGTTCAATTCAACAAGAATTAGGCATCACTACAGTGTTTGTTACTCACGATCAAGAAGAAGCTATGTCAATTAGCGACAAAATCATTTGCATGTCAACTGCGAGAGTACAACAAATCGGCAGTCCAATGGATCTATATCTAAAACCTAAAAATGAGTTTGTAGCTAAATTCTTAGGAATGCCTGAAATGACAATTTTTACAGCCGATGTTGAAAATGGCTATGTTGTAGTAGCAGGTAAAAAACTTGCTAAAGTTCCTGAAGGTTATACAAAATCAGAAATTCGTGTTGGTTTTAGAGGAGAATCTTTAGTCGAAGATGAAAACGGCACATTCACTGGTGAAGTTAAAGTTGTTGAATATCTTGGTAAAGAAATTCAATCGCAAATTTATCTAAAAAGCATTAACATGATTTCTAATGTGTTTTTAACTAAAAAATATCACTACGATATTGGAGAAACAGTTAAACTTAGTCTAAAAAATCTAGATTTACTGCATTTCTTTGATATTGATACTACTGAGCGTGTTGAATAA
- a CDS encoding carbohydrate ABC transporter permease, with amino-acid sequence MSLRKLKLRNSWQNRSLKSRQEQMGQPIDNAHIGSVILTWSFKIFVLVLFGLIVIFPFYFMLSQSLVDKTWQTSPSTSDAVLWFPLKHPNGNGRAFHWENFRDAFTSGYFESLIFTAFITAISVVARIFFSITFGYAFSIRKWRFKRASWLLFLSLLVLPEIALLSGQYKVVSSIHWNQYPSLIIGLMMPFVASVFSGFMYRNAFEAIPDSVRESAMIDGASGFKFFVRVAVPMVKATTWTVAILTALASWNSYTWALAIAGEKGDGGKGVVMNVWLTTTGRYQVPGDETTRVLLSLRMAATVLAIAPMLVVYFLLRSRIMNAISRQGRAAKG; translated from the coding sequence ATGTCATTAAGAAAATTGAAACTAAGAAATTCGTGACAAAACCGATCTTTAAAATCTAGACAAGAGCAAATGGGGCAACCAATTGATAATGCTCATATTGGTAGTGTCATTTTAACTTGATCATTTAAAATCTTTGTTCTAGTATTATTTGGCTTGATCGTAATTTTTCCCTTCTATTTTATGCTTAGCCAATCGTTAGTGGATAAAACTTGACAAACAAGTCCAAGCACCAGTGATGCTGTACTTTGATTCCCACTTAAACACCCAAATGGAAACGGCCGGGCATTTCACTGAGAAAACTTCCGAGATGCCTTTACAAGTGGATATTTTGAATCATTAATATTCACGGCCTTTATTACTGCTATATCAGTTGTAGCAAGAATATTTTTCTCAATTACTTTTGGATATGCATTTTCAATTAGAAAATGAAGATTCAAAAGAGCATCATGATTGTTATTTCTTTCATTACTAGTACTTCCAGAAATTGCCTTATTATCAGGTCAATATAAAGTTGTATCGTCAATTCACTGAAATCAATACCCTTCACTTATTATTGGACTAATGATGCCATTTGTGGCCTCGGTGTTCTCTGGATTTATGTATCGTAATGCCTTCGAAGCCATTCCTGACTCGGTACGTGAATCGGCAATGATTGATGGCGCATCAGGTTTTAAATTCTTTGTTAGAGTTGCTGTTCCAATGGTAAAAGCAACCACTTGAACTGTCGCTATTCTAACTGCTCTTGCTTCATGAAACTCATATACATGAGCACTTGCTATCGCTGGTGAAAAAGGAGATGGTGGTAAAGGAGTTGTTATGAACGTTTGATTAACAACAACTGGGCGTTACCAAGTACCAGGAGATGAAACTACAAGAGTGCTTCTAAGCTTACGTATGGCAGCAACTGTGCTTGCAATTGCCCCAATGTTAGTAGTTTACTTCTTACTACGTAGCAGAATTATGAACGCAATCTCTAGACAAGGTAGAGCTGCTAAAGGATAA
- a CDS encoding MHO_4530 family protein codes for MARKKHESLPTYKNTIILNIDLEKKRLKITGNIKYKNVLLPHFLKATGISIFKWITIADFIKIFNKNDQVILSDVFNNQQKNSKLNMIVENEKESYYLTLLIEEIENKNFLGTLKWSLQNPNLAKIKTSELDEQYIAILKKSPNDLLYLKMNPHYIGSINSLTNKLAAFLATKNASDVLSLNLLSNTSAVFLEVPASLNKIQQELIFKKINDNNDALLRFVEKVVYIPKNLIANIKNHNKFECLISYLNQYNFNTQEQRHFVQNEILKQEEYTKFENKYQLGLKAIKRDLHFEEIDIFNSKNELVDLKLISPVMITRKRTKNFISNFANTNLINKLEMALLNKFLLASVEEKNYERIMCISEPNFVSLNDNLIKKISTQFPNVIQAITINSIDSSTYLIKRFNTLASRGVKMALKVSEFSNQIREIINESEFKYLIISKQMITKLTNSRNWLELNLLIKACEQHDKKIPIIYEITNQNDNVQLMQIKYSDTMYIKVE; via the coding sequence ATGGCTAGAAAAAAACATGAAAGTTTGCCAACTTATAAAAACACTATTATTTTAAATATTGATTTAGAAAAAAAGCGGCTAAAAATAACAGGCAATATCAAATATAAAAATGTCTTATTGCCACATTTTTTAAAAGCTACCGGGATTTCAATTTTTAAGTGAATTACTATAGCAGATTTCATTAAGATTTTTAATAAAAATGATCAAGTTATTTTGAGTGATGTTTTTAACAACCAACAAAAAAATTCTAAACTTAATATGATCGTTGAAAACGAAAAAGAAAGCTATTATCTAACATTGCTAATAGAAGAAATTGAAAATAAAAACTTTCTTGGGACATTAAAATGAAGTCTTCAAAATCCTAATCTCGCTAAAATTAAGACTTCTGAACTTGATGAGCAATACATTGCTATTCTAAAAAAGAGCCCAAATGATTTGCTATATTTAAAAATGAATCCGCACTACATTGGCAGCATTAATTCACTCACTAATAAATTGGCAGCTTTTTTAGCAACCAAAAACGCATCTGATGTTCTTAGCCTCAATTTGTTATCCAACACTAGCGCGGTTTTTCTTGAAGTTCCAGCTTCCCTAAACAAGATTCAACAAGAGCTAATATTTAAAAAAATTAATGACAATAATGACGCATTACTTAGATTTGTTGAAAAAGTAGTTTATATTCCTAAAAACCTAATAGCCAATATTAAAAATCATAATAAATTTGAATGTTTAATTAGTTATCTAAATCAATACAATTTCAATACTCAAGAGCAAAGACACTTTGTTCAAAATGAAATATTAAAGCAAGAAGAATACACTAAATTTGAGAATAAATATCAACTAGGTCTTAAAGCAATTAAAAGAGATTTACATTTTGAAGAAATTGATATTTTTAATAGTAAAAATGAACTTGTTGATCTTAAATTAATTAGTCCAGTTATGATAACAAGAAAAAGAACTAAGAACTTTATTAGTAATTTTGCTAACACCAATCTAATTAACAAACTAGAAATGGCTTTGTTAAACAAATTTCTTCTAGCTTCGGTTGAAGAAAAAAATTACGAAAGAATCATGTGTATTAGTGAGCCCAACTTCGTATCATTAAATGACAACTTAATTAAAAAAATTAGCACTCAATTCCCTAATGTTATTCAAGCTATAACGATTAATAGCATTGATAGCTCTACTTATTTGATTAAGAGGTTCAATACTTTAGCTAGCCGTGGCGTAAAAATGGCATTAAAAGTCAGCGAGTTCAGTAATCAAATTCGTGAAATTATCAATGAAAGCGAATTTAAATATTTGATTATTTCAAAACAGATGATTACAAAATTAACTAATTCACGGAACTGATTGGAACTTAACTTGTTAATTAAAGCATGTGAACAGCATGATAAAAAAATTCCAATTATTTATGAAATAACAAACCAAAACGATAACGTACAACTCATGCAAATTAAATATTCCGATACAATGTATATTAAAGTAGAATAG
- a CDS encoding carbohydrate ABC transporter permease, giving the protein MKTYFWKKYRVKKIGDNLSVLNQKTPFWKPFLLILPSFLTISLFTIIPFILLLVYAFTVKRLKADEILTPFKNFSNVFKDYGFTSGLRNSFVYALTALPLSLIISILISVAITQVVKKWARGFWQTVFFLPYVTSAIAVSITFYQIFKSDITEQGIINSLLKSARRSPIPFLTDPNRGSWLAFIVILIRGVWGNLAFQILILTTAMLSVDKQLYKAASIDGANKTKQFFTITLPSINKTISFLITIGIINGIKVMPLALFNNDSTTAINNGGSSLMLYIYDALTKKGNYSLASAASIIFFIFGILTSLILRKTTTAVFKLGIKIGERNVIKKIETKKFVTKPIFKI; this is encoded by the coding sequence ATGAAAACATATTTTTGGAAAAAATATCGTGTTAAAAAAATTGGCGATAATCTAAGTGTTCTAAACCAAAAAACACCATTTTGAAAGCCATTTCTATTAATTTTACCTTCGTTTCTAACAATTTCGCTTTTCACAATAATTCCATTTATCTTGCTATTAGTTTACGCTTTTACTGTTAAAAGACTAAAAGCGGATGAAATATTAACACCATTTAAAAACTTTTCAAATGTGTTTAAGGATTATGGCTTTACTAGCGGACTTAGAAACTCATTTGTATATGCATTAACAGCATTGCCACTTAGTTTAATTATTTCTATTTTGATCTCAGTTGCAATTACGCAAGTGGTAAAAAAATGAGCAAGAGGATTTTGACAAACAGTGTTTTTCTTGCCATATGTGACTAGTGCTATTGCTGTGTCGATCACTTTTTATCAGATTTTCAAATCTGATATTACCGAACAAGGAATTATTAACTCTCTTCTAAAGAGTGCCAGACGTAGTCCAATTCCGTTTCTAACCGATCCAAATAGAGGATCTTGACTTGCTTTTATTGTTATTTTAATTAGAGGAGTGTGAGGAAACCTGGCTTTTCAAATTCTAATTCTAACAACCGCAATGCTTTCGGTTGATAAACAATTATATAAAGCAGCTTCGATTGATGGTGCAAACAAAACTAAGCAATTCTTTACGATTACTTTACCATCAATTAATAAAACTATTTCTTTCTTAATTACCATTGGAATTATTAATGGAATTAAGGTTATGCCACTAGCGTTGTTTAATAACGATTCAACAACTGCTATTAATAATGGCGGATCATCGCTAATGTTGTATATTTATGATGCTTTAACTAAGAAGGGAAACTATAGTCTAGCTTCAGCAGCATCAATTATCTTCTTTATTTTTGGAATTCTAACTTCATTAATCTTAAGAAAAACAACTACAGCAGTTTTCAAACTAGGAATTAAGATAGGAGAACGCAATGTCATTAAGAAAATTGAAACTAAGAAATTCGTGACAAAACCGATCTTTAAAATCTAG
- a CDS encoding P80 family lipoprotein — MKKNNKILKLVMSSTLLIGTSSFVLISCNSKNTIRISLPFTNNDPRYKTLEKIVHYYNETIVKKTENMLPVSLNSGTTRDRFYYSLSLQLYGKDYKTPHLALYYPSLVNLINEYNRNLDFSSLISNQSIYKNFLRKSPFDSSGSNFILPLAISGETLIINKSLLGYLLNQLLVKTNKITIAKEPNYFRDSLDFFQNLPNQQKQKIAQSWNLNNLNYDFDNNIVLNNDYFKTYESLFELSSLISKITNNLSSPNPKKIFYNHNIANMFYSQLFNDANANFDNYFLKYYKNSSNLNYQQVFTKSSAEYQSLKKYYDYRMKAIHEKLVFVRPKNPASINFSEQTLFSIASTRIYEMLNNENNKTSLANNFIYTNSPLKNNSKQSNSSFLTQGLYLMGIKHSDTENKQTLKFVEWFYNTNFKDTKLTGAEYFAKQTNYVFPSNNFLNSSKKDLNVANTNLSRLIAQANYDKSLVNFEEPFDSKSDLFRHSIESIIKNIVYSYDQSKTYDFQWFIDKLKELNF, encoded by the coding sequence ATGAAAAAGAACAATAAAATTCTTAAACTTGTAATGTCTTCAACGCTACTCATTGGTACTAGTAGTTTTGTTTTGATTTCATGTAATTCTAAAAACACAATTAGAATTTCATTGCCTTTCACTAATAATGATCCTCGTTATAAAACATTAGAAAAAATTGTCCATTATTACAATGAAACCATTGTTAAAAAAACTGAAAATATGCTTCCAGTAAGTTTAAATTCAGGAACGACAAGAGACAGATTCTACTACAGTCTTTCATTGCAATTATATGGAAAAGATTATAAAACACCTCACTTGGCCTTATACTATCCTAGCCTAGTTAATTTAATTAATGAATATAATAGGAATCTAGACTTTAGTTCGTTAATTTCAAATCAAAGTATATATAAAAATTTTCTTAGAAAATCCCCTTTTGATAGCAGTGGTAGTAATTTTATACTTCCACTTGCTATTAGTGGCGAAACGCTAATTATTAATAAAAGTTTGCTTGGTTATCTATTGAACCAACTTTTGGTCAAGACTAATAAGATTACAATTGCAAAAGAACCCAATTATTTTCGTGATTCGTTAGATTTTTTCCAAAACTTGCCGAATCAACAAAAACAAAAAATTGCCCAAAGTTGAAATCTAAACAATCTTAATTATGATTTTGATAATAATATCGTTTTAAACAATGATTATTTTAAAACATATGAAAGTCTTTTTGAACTTTCAAGTTTGATTAGTAAAATTACCAATAATTTATCTTCGCCTAACCCTAAGAAAATTTTTTATAATCACAATATTGCGAACATGTTTTATTCACAACTTTTTAATGATGCGAATGCAAATTTTGACAATTACTTTTTAAAATATTACAAAAATAGCAGCAATTTGAATTATCAACAAGTTTTTACTAAATCCTCGGCCGAATACCAAAGTCTTAAAAAATATTATGATTATCGCATGAAAGCAATTCATGAAAAATTAGTGTTTGTTCGTCCTAAGAATCCTGCTTCTATTAATTTTAGCGAGCAAACTTTGTTTTCAATTGCTTCTACACGAATCTATGAGATGCTTAACAATGAAAATAATAAAACTTCTCTAGCAAACAATTTCATTTACACAAATAGCCCTTTAAAAAATAACAGCAAACAAAGTAATTCGTCTTTTTTAACACAAGGGCTTTATTTAATGGGCATTAAACATAGCGACACTGAAAACAAACAAACACTAAAATTTGTTGAATGGTTTTATAATACCAATTTTAAAGATACAAAGCTAACGGGGGCCGAGTATTTTGCTAAGCAAACGAACTATGTCTTTCCGTCGAATAATTTTTTAAATTCTTCAAAAAAAGATTTAAATGTAGCAAATACGAACTTGTCTAGATTAATAGCACAAGCTAACTATGATAAATCACTAGTAAATTTTGAAGAACCTTTTGATAGTAAAAGTGATCTATTTCGCCATTCAATTGAAAGTATTATTAAAAATATTGTCTACTCTTACGATCAAAGTAAAACTTATGATTTTCAATGGTTCATAGATAAATTAAAAGAGCTTAACTTTTAA